Within the Malassezia vespertilionis chromosome 3, complete sequence genome, the region TGTACCAGCGCAAATCCGAGTTCCGCCGCCTTTGCGAGGTGCTCCGCCAGCACCTCCAGAGTGTCGCGCGCTCTGCCCATCACACCAATGCGATTGATTTCTCCGATCCTGAAACACTCCAGCGCCACCTTGACACTCGTTTCACGCAGCTCACCATTGCTGTCGAGCTGGAGCTCTGGCAAGAGGCGTTCCGCAGTGTGGAAGATGTGCATAATTTGTTGACCATTGCCAAGAAAGCGCCCAAGCCCGCCATGATGGCGAATTACTACGAGAAACTCACGCGCATTTTTATTGTCTCTGACAACCACTTGTTCCATGCAGCCGCGTGGAACAGGTATTATGCACTCGCGCGCCTCACTGCACACAGCGAGGAAGAACAGGCGCGCATGGCCTCTTTTGTGCTTTTGAGTGCATTGGCCGTTCCCGTGATTGCCTCTACAGCCCCTGGCACGGGCAACTTGAACAAAGGACGCACCGACTTTTTGCAGACGGACTCGGAGACGCGCCAGCGCACCGGCCGTCtcaatgcgctgcttgggcTTGGCCGTACGCCCACGCGTGCGGGCCTTTTGCGCGAGGCATTGAACCGCAAtgttttgcgccgcgtgcatcCAGAGCTGCGTAACCTCTACCATATCCTCGAGGTCGAGTTCCATCCCCTCTCTATCTGTGCCAAGATCGAGCCCATTCTGCGCCAAGTGGCACAGGACCCCGACATGGCAAAATACGTCAAGCCACTTCACTCCGTTGTACTCAcgcgtcttttgcagcagctgAGCCAAGTGTACGATTCTGTCAAGCTCCAGCAGGTCATGGAGCTTGTTGGCGCGTTCAAAGCGCCGTACCACTACGGCGCCGCAGACATTGAAAAGTTTTGCTTGAacgcgtgcaagcgcggccaTCTCAACCTGAGGATTGACCATGTCTCGCAGGCGATTACCTTCCAGGACGATGTGTTTGCAGCCGATGTGCATCCGGCCgtgagcggcgctggcgacAAGGATTTGGTGCGTCTGCAAGCGACGCCTTCGGAGCTCGtccgcacgcagctcgcaCGCCTCGCCGAGAATCTGGACACCACGCTCCGTGTGGTGGACAAGGATacgctcggcgcagcacaagaTATTCGCAACGCCGCATTTGGCCGCGCAATTGCCGAGGCAGACAAGGAGCACCAACTTGCCATGGACCGCAAGGTgaagctcgagcgccgcaaggaactcttgcgcgagatggCGAAGAAaaaggaggaggaagaggccGTGGCCAAGGCCGAGCgtctgcgcgagcaagcagaagccgagcagcgccgcttcgccgaagaggcgcgccgccgcgagctcgagcatgtgcgcaaagagaTGGAGGCGGCAAAGCtggaagaggcgcgcaagatgGCGCAGTCCCTCAAGGAGAAGGGCGGCCTCAAACTCAGCGAGGAAGAGTTTGCCAGCCTCGACACGGAAaagctcgtccagctccaagtcgagcagatcgagcgcgaaaaacGCGAACTGAgcgacaagctgcgcactGTGCAACGCCGTATGGACCATATCGAGCGCGCCTACCGCCGCGAAGAGCAGCCATTGCTCGCTGCTGACTACGAACGGCAGCAGAAAGTGGATCTGGAGAACCACAAGCTTGCCAGGGAGGGCTTGCTTGTggctgcgcgagagcgCTTCGAACGCGATATGGCGATGAAGAAGCTCTTGATGAATGTCGCGCCGGACTATGAGAATATGAAAAACatgctgctcggcaagcgaTGTGCTTTGTACGATGAGCAATGTGCCCAGGCGCAGAACGAGATCGAAAAGGAGaaggagcagcgccgcgccgtgcacatccggatgcgcgaggaggaagagaagcgccgcgaagaggaggaagaggagcgcaagcactttgccgaggaagaggagcgcatggcgcaggagcaggagcgcatggccgaacaggcacgcgccgatgcacagcaccgTGCTGAACTCGACGCGCGAAAACACGCGGAAGtagaggagcgcgagaatttgctgcgccagcaggCCGAGAAGCAGGCTGCACAACAGGCCAAGGCACAGGAACGCCTGGACAGGGAACGCCACGCGTCCACACAACAGCCCGACGGGGGGGTTTGgcggcgaggcggcgctgcggcgcccaCAAGCGGCGCTAGCGACCCCATGTTTGCCAACCGCCGCTACCGCCCTGGCGACTTGTCGCGCAACACGGAGCCCCGTACGATGGAGCCCCGCGCCATGGAGCCCcgtgcgccaagcaagcCATCCGAGAGCAGCGGCAGGTACGTGCCGGGCACGTTTTCGCGTATGCGCCAATCCGCGGGTGGCAATGCGCCGGATGCTCCTGCAAGGACTGCGGCGGAGCCGCCAGCAAAAAACGACGATGGCTTTACGCCTGTCAAGCCACGGAACAGTGGAGCGTACCGTCCGCCCAGTGCGCGTTAACGCTGCACTGCCATGGAACTGCATAGAAATGTAGCGCACGCTATATAATAAGTGTCATTGGGCCacgacgcgcttggcgcaccgGTGGAGGTTGGGCTGGCGCAATTCGCAAGATTGGTCCTTTTggtctgcgccgccgaccaTGGCAAACGATGCGGGCCATCGTGCGGATACCCCCCCGGAGGCGGTCCCAGAGCAGAGATACGAAATGCAAAGCACGGCGTCTTTGCTAATGCAGACGCTACCGATGCTCATCGTGGCGCTCCTAGGTCTCTTGCTCTCCGGTGCTGTGCTCGCCAACATCACGCATTGGAGCGCGTTCTCCAAGGTAGACAAGTTTTTCATCCTGGTCCCCATCATGATGAATCTAAAAGGGAATTTAGAGCTGAACCTGTCTCTGCGTATGTCTACAGCAGTACGTCTTGCACACTACTTACCCAGGCAAATATCGGCGAGCTTGACAATCGGCggacgcgtcgcgcaatCGTTTTGGGAAACATGGCACTGCTCCAAGCACAAGCGTTGATTGTCGCTTTTGCCGCTGGCATCCTGTCTTTTATTTTAGGGAGCCATGATCGCTCCCCCTCCGATGCGAATGTCCACGCACGAGGCCAAGTACATACCCCGGGCCATGCCTCAATggaccgcgccgcgcggctaCAAAATGGCTACTTTGAATTTGCACTTGTGCTTGCTGTATCCAtgcttgcagcgtcgctgtcCTCTGCCGTGCAAGGCATGAACCTTTGTGCGCTTGTCATTCTGTCGCGGTGCAGCAAGATGAATCCAGACAACACCGTCGTGCCCATTGCAGGCTCGCTTGGCGATTTGATCGCCATTACAATGCTGGGGCTCCTGGCCGCGGGAATGCTACAGTTTGAGGGCACTGGCATTGCGACTGTTGTCTTTTCGCTGCTCATTATACTGTGCATTGTGTTTCTTGTGGTCACGCTGCGTAATGCCTACGTGCACGAACTGGTCGCGCACGGCTGGACGCCGTTGTTCTCCGCGGCGCTCATTAGCTCTTTTGCCGGCGTGCTACTCGACAAGAATGCCGCACGCTTCGAGGGATTGCCGCTGCTATCTCCCATAGTCGCGGGGCTTCCCGGCGTTGCTGCTGCGATCCTTGTCTCGAGCATGTCTTCTGCACTGCACAGCGGCAATGTGGTTGCGCCCACGCGAAGTGTGACGCAGGGCGAGTATGTGCCGCTGacacagcgcggcgcacccgAGCGCCCAGCAGCGTCCAGTGTGGGCCACGGCATATTAGCGCAAGTCCTCGCCTCGCTGCGGCCTTGTGCGCCATTGCAAGGATGGCGACTTCCCATCTTTTTGCTTCTATCCACCTCGGGTGTCCAGATTGGGTTTGTATTTCTACTGCGGCTCCTTGGCTTTCTGCGCTTTGGGTGGCTGTTTGGGGTCTTGTTTTCTGTCCTGACGGTGCTACTAATTTGCactgcgctgtgcatgtCCCACTGGCTCTGCTTTTTCCTATGGTACTGGGACTTTGATCCCGATACGTCCTGCATGCCGTACGTCACGGCCATTATCGACTTGCTCGGCCAGCTgctgctctttgcgctcttTGCAGCCGTGAGTTACATGAGCGACCCTGTGAAGACACACTAGATATGTACTATAGTTGCGCAGACTCCTCGCCAAACGCAGCTACTGCCGCATGCGGATCGTCGGCAAATCGAATAAAGAGGCCCTGCAGCTCGGCCATGCTGAcaccgccgcgcgaagcgGGACGTTGCAAGCGTGCACTGCCGGCTCCCTCGCGCGGATAGCCGTCCGGCGTGAGATGCAGTGCttcgcgccggcgctgcgtcgcttTTGCGGCGTGCACGACTAATGCATCCGCAAGCGTGTGCAGTTCCGTGGTGGTTTTGGACAGTGCTTCACGGTAGTAGTCTGTATCTGCGTCGGGCGCCTGtgcgtgctgtgcgtgGCTGAATTCGCGAGGGTCGtgtccgcgcgcgcggcgcgccgcagagACTCGCTCTTCGAGCCTATCGCTAAAGTAGAAGCGAATGAGCAACTCGCGCACCTGCTCCGGCGTCGCATCGCCCAA harbors:
- the TIF32 gene encoding eukaryotic translation initiation factor 3 subunit A (COG:J; BUSCO:EOG0926112A; EggNog:ENOG503NU0R); the protein is MPPVIKPEAVLKRSEELINVGQAGAALQALHEFTFSRRFKQGPSSSLEPLMERFMELCVDQRRGRAAKDALVQYKNAFQNTDSQSIWNVINHFIKLADAKVSEARSRADAAAEELDVDDLEESETPESILLGSVSQDQERDRTDRTLVTPWLKFLWEAYRTALDILKNNTRLETAYEQISDQALRFCLLYQRKSEFRRLCEVLRQHLQSVARSAHHTNAIDFSDPETLQRHLDTRFTQLTIAVELELWQEAFRSVEDVHNLLTIAKKAPKPAMMANYYEKLTRIFIVSDNHLFHAAAWNRYYALARLTAHSEEEQARMASFVLLSALAVPVIASTAPGTGNLNKGRTDFLQTDSETRQRTGRLNALLGLGRTPTRAGLLREALNRNVLRRVHPELRNLYHILEVEFHPLSICAKIEPILRQVAQDPDMAKYVKPLHSVVLTRLLQQLSQVYDSVKLQQVMELVGAFKAPYHYGAADIEKFCLNACKRGHLNLRIDHVSQAITFQDDVFAADVHPAVSGAGDKDLVRLQATPSELVRTQLARLAENLDTTLRVVDKDTLGAAQDIRNAAFGRAIAEADKEHQLAMDRKVKLERRKELLREMAKKKEEEEAVAKAERLREQAEAEQRRFAEEARRRELEHVRKEMEAAKLEEARKMAQSLKEKGGLKLSEEEFASLDTEKLVQLQVEQIEREKRELSDKLRTVQRRMDHIERAYRREEQPLLAADYERQQKVDLENHKLAREGLLVAARERFERDMAMKKLLMNVAPDYENMKNMLLGKRCALYDEQCAQAQNEIEKEKEQRRAVHIRMREEEEKRREEEEEERKHFAEEEERMAQEQERMAEQARADAQHRAELDARKHAEVEERENLLRQQAEKQAAQQAKAQERLDRERHASTQQPDGGVWRRGGAAAPTSGASDPMFANRRYRPGDLSRNTEPRTMEPRAMEPRAPSKPSESSGRYVPGTFSRMRQSAGGNAPDAPARTAAEPPAKNDDGFTPVKPRNSGAYRPPSAR
- a CDS encoding uncharacterized protein (COG:P; TransMembrane:11 (i29-54o66-84i105-132o171-199i211-235o241-262i274-292o304-321i385-408o414-444i456-479o); EggNog:ENOG503NZAA) is translated as MANDAGHRADTPPEAVPEQRYEMQSTASLLMQTLPMLIVALLGLLLSGAVLANITHWSAFSKVDKFFILVPIMMNLKGNLELNLSLRMSTAANIGELDNRRTRRAIVLGNMALLQAQALIVAFAAGILSFILGSHDRSPSDANVHARGQVHTPGHASMDRAARLQNGYFEFALVLAVSMLAASLSSAVQGMNLCALVILSRCSKMNPDNTVVPIAGSLGDLIAITMLGLLAAGMLQFEGTGIATVVFSLLIILCIVFLVVTLRNAYVHELVAHGWTPLFSAALISSFAGVLLDKNAARFEGLPLLSPIVAGLPGVAAAILVSSMSSALHSGNVVAPTRSVTQGEYVPLTQRGAPERPAASSVGHGILAQVLASLRPCAPLQGWRLPIFLLLSTSGVQIGFVFLLRLLGFLRFGWLFGVLFSVLTVLLICTALCMSHWLCFFLWYWDFDPDTSCMPYVTAIIDLLGQLLLFALFAAVSYMSDPVKTH